One window from the genome of Pseudoalteromonas sp. '520P1 No. 423' encodes:
- the tldD gene encoding metalloprotease TldD produces MTTEVENNLLRESNLSRDDLTKALALIHQNNVDYADLYFQSSYHETWMLEDGLVKEGSYNIERGVGVRAVSGDKTGFSYSDAINLEALTQASSAAKSIAKAGENKQVEIFTEKKHAIQFETVNPISSLPDSKKIELLHQIEDYIRQLAPEASQVISSISAVYEEVLVAASDGTFATDSRPLIRMNCSVLLEKNGKRERGGAGGGARLDYGYFIELEDNKPRWMGYAEEAVRQARVNLDAIEAPAGSMPVVLGSGWPGVLLHEAVGHGLEGDFNRKEASAFSGKVGQKVASELCTVVDDGTLQGRRGSLNIDDEGTPAQCNVLIEKGILKGYMHDKLNARLMGVSPTGNGRRESYAHLPMPRMTNTYMLAGESTQQDIISSVKKGIFAPNFGGGQVDITSGKFVFSASEAYLIEDGKITQPIKGATLIGNGPEVMQQISMVGNDLSLDKGVGVCGKDGQSVPVGVGQPSLKIDMLTVGGTA; encoded by the coding sequence ATGACAACTGAAGTAGAAAATAACTTACTACGAGAAAGTAACTTATCTCGTGATGATTTAACTAAAGCATTAGCACTTATACACCAAAATAACGTAGATTATGCTGATTTGTATTTTCAATCTAGTTATCACGAAACTTGGATGTTGGAAGATGGTCTTGTAAAAGAGGGATCTTACAATATTGAGCGTGGTGTCGGTGTTAGAGCTGTTAGCGGAGATAAAACAGGTTTTTCATATTCGGATGCAATTAATCTAGAGGCACTAACACAAGCATCTTCAGCGGCAAAAAGCATCGCTAAAGCTGGTGAAAATAAACAAGTAGAAATATTTACTGAAAAAAAACATGCTATTCAATTTGAAACTGTCAATCCTATTTCGAGCCTTCCTGATAGCAAAAAAATTGAACTATTGCATCAAATAGAAGATTACATACGTCAGCTTGCACCTGAGGCTAGTCAGGTTATCAGTTCTATTTCTGCAGTATATGAAGAAGTTTTAGTTGCTGCTAGTGATGGTACTTTTGCAACTGATAGCCGCCCATTGATCAGAATGAATTGTTCTGTTTTATTAGAAAAAAATGGTAAACGAGAACGAGGTGGCGCTGGTGGTGGTGCAAGGTTAGATTATGGTTATTTTATTGAATTAGAAGATAATAAACCACGCTGGATGGGTTATGCTGAAGAAGCCGTTAGGCAAGCAAGAGTAAACCTTGATGCCATAGAGGCACCTGCTGGCTCTATGCCTGTTGTATTGGGTTCTGGTTGGCCGGGAGTTTTATTACATGAAGCTGTTGGTCATGGATTAGAAGGGGACTTCAACCGAAAAGAAGCATCCGCTTTTAGTGGTAAGGTTGGTCAAAAGGTTGCCTCAGAATTATGTACAGTTGTTGACGATGGTACACTGCAAGGCCGCAGAGGGTCATTGAATATAGATGATGAAGGTACACCTGCACAATGTAACGTACTTATCGAAAAAGGTATTTTAAAAGGCTACATGCACGATAAACTAAATGCTCGATTAATGGGGGTATCTCCTACGGGAAATGGTCGCCGAGAATCATATGCACATTTACCTATGCCAAGAATGACCAATACTTATATGTTAGCGGGTGAAAGCACTCAGCAAGATATTATCTCAAGTGTTAAAAAAGGCATATTTGCACCTAATTTTGGTGGTGGTCAAGTTGATATTACTTCAGGGAAATTTGTTTTTTCAGCCTCTGAAGCTTATTTAATTGAAGACGGAAAAATTACTCAGCCAATTAAAGGTGCTACTTTAATTGGAAATGGCCCTGAGGTCATGCAGCAGATATCTATGGTAGGGAATGACTTATCTTTAGATAAAGGAGTGGGTGTATGTGGTAAAGATGGCCAGAGTGTGCCTGTTGGCGTTGGTCAGCCTAGTTTGAAAATAGATATGCTTACAGTAGGTGGTACAGCATAA
- a CDS encoding YhdP family protein has translation MQNPVVQKNTTEKVKRLTIGRFCFSCIRKIWQFFAITLVLLAVLISVLKYSLPHANEYKSHFESLILDKFNVELSIGNISAGWQGKGPALELNNIYFQSNSLSPIKLEIKQTRLHINLWQTVIDRQFRSSYFVLDGLKANINLPELLKQSQQTETDKANDQLDLFEGLFLGEIGHFALENSLVEVVMRDGNHRTVELQKLSWQNKNEKHQGQGTISLPGISDNYLNIILDLYGTEFNDSFGELYLVAKSLNITPWLSSTISKDIKSVQSDINFELWSRIDKGLFKSIQLEWQPSTLSWDLNNIEQNFAITSGTLRFKPTEMGWLLNSSDLMMSSNHAAWPNMNLEVERNKYQFKGEIKNLDIEMLSQLSQLVNNKAFEPLLIRKPKGQITDLFVNFNHESDWQVSAKANSVGWINHQGIPGVEDFELDVNFNQSSGTISLHSEQNQLLTGDLFPKNINYEQIDLTLSMLKQDSGWQIKSDNIWLHNTDLSLAAELTLNLYDEASMSLYAELKGPKAILAKEYYPKGYMPQGTIDYLNDSLLGGQVEQAQVLWHGKFSSFPYEDNDGHFAVAAKVVDAEFQFQPDWPSIKNLDVDLVFDRQRMDIFSDTGQLVNLSLKDGVTVSIDDLRISDWLDVKINNEVDAKILQPFFAKTPLSKSVGEVLKIVDAKGHVSGFTHLKVNLSKPEVITKGTVSFSDIDVNITKPGIELDKVSGVLSFIDNQINLPNISANWLGLPINLAISGEQTPKEYALTVKGDVNWPVEQLLSKGTGLMSGYVSGEMPLSIDFKLGLPDSGFHYQAEINSTLEGFATSLPKPFNKDIAQIKTFKGVVRGDEISNLITLNLNEQLFFNSIFENKTTSMSHAHLIVGTSDLGLNASDFDVSINLKHANMKSWIPFIDHLLENINQGESSGIFPPLKQIKGEIEKVDLSGIIFNELDFKLDNFAQSTQLKLMAKELRAQVSIPKVLAQRPIYIEADYLRFNLPETDKTNAIEKEKTDTSWFYSLPAIRFNCADCRIDDYQLDKLIVNLDPAENGIQISDFILDKNKHKLTASGLWKNEMTYLKGQFTSKDIGELFDEYDLTSTIKDSKADANFDLNWQGLPYEFDVASLSGDFKWNLADGHLTEVSDGGARVFSLLSLDSLVRKLKLDFRDVFAKGFFYNSIKGSMYLKNGLATTTNTKVDGVPADVSIKGYANLNTHELNYDLAVLPEVTSSIPVIVAWMVNPVTGLAALAIDKVIHSAKVISEIKFQISGTMDKPVVTELGRKSRDVEIPQTAKPKLEVPKSQPELQLQ, from the coding sequence GTGCAAAACCCTGTTGTACAAAAAAATACGACTGAAAAAGTAAAGCGCTTAACAATTGGGCGCTTTTGCTTTTCTTGTATTAGAAAAATTTGGCAGTTTTTTGCCATTACCCTTGTTCTTTTAGCTGTGCTAATTTCAGTTCTAAAATATAGTTTACCTCATGCAAATGAATATAAATCACACTTTGAAAGTTTGATTTTAGATAAATTTAATGTTGAATTATCAATCGGAAATATCTCTGCGGGCTGGCAAGGAAAAGGTCCCGCACTAGAGTTGAATAATATATATTTTCAATCAAATTCACTTTCACCAATTAAGCTCGAAATCAAACAAACGCGTTTGCACATTAATTTATGGCAAACAGTAATTGATAGGCAGTTTCGTTCTAGCTATTTTGTATTAGATGGTCTTAAAGCGAATATAAATTTACCAGAATTACTTAAGCAGTCGCAGCAAACTGAAACCGATAAGGCGAATGATCAGCTTGATTTATTTGAGGGATTGTTTTTAGGTGAAATTGGTCACTTTGCTTTAGAAAATAGCTTGGTAGAAGTTGTAATGCGAGATGGAAATCATAGAACCGTAGAACTGCAAAAATTAAGCTGGCAAAACAAAAATGAAAAGCATCAAGGTCAAGGGACAATAAGTTTACCTGGTATTTCAGATAATTATTTAAATATTATTTTAGATTTATATGGTACAGAGTTTAATGATTCTTTTGGTGAATTATACTTAGTTGCTAAGAGCTTAAATATCACGCCTTGGCTTTCATCTACAATTTCCAAAGATATTAAATCAGTTCAATCAGATATTAATTTTGAGCTATGGTCACGGATAGATAAAGGTTTGTTTAAAAGCATTCAGCTAGAATGGCAACCAAGCACTTTGAGTTGGGACTTAAATAATATAGAACAAAATTTTGCTATTACTTCAGGTACTTTACGTTTTAAACCTACAGAAATGGGCTGGCTGTTAAATTCATCTGATTTAATGATGAGTAGTAATCATGCTGCTTGGCCAAACATGAATTTAGAAGTAGAGAGAAATAAATACCAATTCAAAGGGGAAATTAAAAATCTAGATATAGAAATGCTTAGTCAGCTTTCACAGCTAGTAAATAATAAGGCTTTTGAACCTTTATTGATAAGAAAGCCTAAAGGGCAAATAACCGATTTATTTGTTAACTTTAACCATGAAAGTGACTGGCAGGTGTCAGCTAAAGCAAATAGTGTTGGTTGGATTAATCATCAAGGCATACCTGGAGTAGAAGATTTTGAACTTGATGTTAATTTTAATCAATCTTCCGGGACTATTTCACTTCATTCTGAACAAAACCAGTTGCTAACGGGTGATTTGTTTCCAAAAAACATTAACTATGAACAGATTGATTTAACACTTTCTATGTTAAAGCAGGATTCTGGTTGGCAAATTAAAAGTGATAATATTTGGCTTCATAATACAGATTTAAGTCTAGCTGCAGAGCTAACACTGAATCTATATGATGAGGCTTCAATGAGCTTGTATGCTGAATTAAAAGGCCCTAAAGCCATACTGGCAAAAGAGTATTACCCTAAAGGCTATATGCCGCAAGGTACCATCGATTACTTAAATGACTCATTATTAGGTGGGCAAGTAGAGCAAGCTCAAGTGCTTTGGCATGGCAAGTTTTCAAGTTTCCCTTATGAAGATAATGATGGCCATTTCGCCGTTGCAGCAAAAGTGGTTGATGCAGAGTTTCAATTTCAACCTGATTGGCCAAGTATTAAAAATTTAGACGTTGATTTAGTTTTTGATCGCCAAAGAATGGATATATTTAGTGATACTGGTCAGCTAGTTAATCTTTCTTTAAAGGATGGTGTAACAGTCAGTATTGATGATTTACGTATATCTGATTGGCTAGATGTCAAAATAAATAATGAAGTTGATGCGAAAATTTTACAGCCTTTTTTTGCAAAAACGCCTTTATCAAAATCTGTTGGTGAGGTATTAAAAATTGTAGATGCTAAAGGTCATGTGTCAGGTTTTACCCATTTAAAAGTTAATTTATCTAAACCTGAAGTTATTACAAAAGGTACAGTTAGCTTTTCAGATATTGATGTTAATATCACTAAGCCAGGAATTGAATTAGATAAAGTATCTGGAGTGCTTAGTTTTATTGATAATCAAATCAATTTACCAAATATCTCTGCAAACTGGTTAGGGCTACCAATTAACTTAGCTATATCTGGTGAGCAAACACCTAAAGAGTATGCTTTGACAGTTAAAGGCGATGTGAACTGGCCTGTGGAACAATTGTTAAGCAAAGGTACAGGGTTAATGTCTGGATATGTTTCAGGTGAGATGCCTTTATCAATAGACTTTAAATTGGGATTGCCTGACTCAGGCTTTCATTACCAAGCTGAAATTAACTCTACACTAGAAGGTTTTGCAACCTCTTTACCTAAGCCATTTAATAAAGATATAGCGCAAATTAAAACATTTAAAGGGGTTGTGAGAGGGGATGAAATATCAAATTTAATTACACTTAATTTAAATGAACAGCTTTTCTTTAATAGTATTTTTGAAAATAAAACAACCAGCATGAGTCATGCCCACTTGATTGTTGGAACCAGTGATTTAGGGTTAAATGCTTCTGACTTTGATGTGAGCATTAATTTGAAGCATGCTAACATGAAAAGTTGGATCCCATTTATAGATCACTTACTTGAAAATATAAATCAAGGTGAGTCCTCTGGTATTTTCCCGCCTTTAAAGCAAATTAAAGGTGAGATTGAAAAAGTTGATTTATCGGGCATTATATTTAATGAATTAGATTTTAAGTTAGATAATTTCGCCCAAAGTACACAACTAAAATTAATGGCTAAAGAGTTAAGGGCCCAGGTAAGTATTCCAAAAGTACTTGCTCAACGACCTATTTATATTGAAGCTGATTATTTACGTTTCAATTTGCCTGAAACAGACAAAACGAATGCAATTGAAAAAGAAAAAACAGATACCAGCTGGTTTTATTCGTTGCCAGCGATCCGCTTTAACTGTGCGGATTGTCGAATTGATGATTATCAGCTAGATAAATTAATTGTTAACTTAGATCCAGCGGAAAATGGTATTCAGATATCAGATTTTATTTTAGATAAAAATAAACATAAATTAACAGCAAGTGGTTTATGGAAAAATGAAATGACTTATCTAAAAGGCCAGTTTACAAGCAAAGATATAGGTGAACTGTTTGATGAATATGATCTGACATCTACTATCAAAGATTCTAAAGCAGATGCAAATTTTGATCTAAACTGGCAAGGTTTACCTTATGAATTTGACGTCGCATCTTTATCTGGAGACTTTAAATGGAATTTAGCAGATGGCCATTTAACAGAGGTGAGCGATGGTGGCGCAAGAGTTTTTTCTTTACTGAGCCTGGATTCATTAGTTAGAAAGTTAAAATTAGATTTTAGAGATGTATTTGCTAAAGGTTTTTTTTATAACAGTATTAAAGGGTCTATGTATTTAAAAAACGGATTAGCGACAACGACTAATACAAAAGTTGACGGTGTTCCTGCAGATGTATCAATAAAAGGCTATGCTAATTTAAATACCCATGAATTAAATTATGATTTAGCCGTTTTACCTGAAGTAACATCCAGTATTCCTGTGATTGTTGCTTGGATGGTGAACCCAGTTACAGGTTTGGCTGCATTGGCTATCGATAAAGTAATACATTCAGCTAAGGTCATTTCAGAAATTAAGTTTCAGATCAGCGGTACAATGGATAAACCTGTTGTAACTGAGTTAGGCAGAAAAAGCCGAGACGTGGAAATTCCGCAAACAGCAAAACCAAAGCTGGAAGTACCAAAATCTCAACCAGAATTACAATTGCAATAA
- the rng gene encoding ribonuclease G, with amino-acid sequence MSSELLINITPSESRVALIENGVLQEIQLERQSHLGIVGNIYLGKISRVLPGMQAAFVDIGLDKAAFLHASDIVNSTIITEGVAASNVKKTQDIRALVRQGQLIMVQVVKDPLGTKGARLTTDITIPSRYLVFMPDAKHVGVSQRIETDEERLRLKNIVKQYNDDDGGFIIRTAAEGASELELAHDAKFLKKLWLKIKEKRKKLSKEGILHEDLILAFRTLRDFVGEDMERIRVDSKLTYQQLKAFTEEFVPQLTAPLEYYPGERPIFDLFNVENEIQRALQRKVELKSGGYLIFDQTEAMTTVDVNTGAFVGHRNLEETIFNTNIEAAHAIARQLRLRNLGGIIIIDFIDMSCDEHQKRVLHALDLGLSKERTKANIHGFSALGLVEMTRKRTRESLEHILCDFCPACQGRGALKTVETVCYEILREIVRVNRAYNADKFVVYTSQAVSEALKNDEYHNLAELELFIGKPVSIQTEVLYTQEQFDVVMM; translated from the coding sequence ATGAGCTCTGAACTATTAATTAATATTACACCAAGTGAAAGTCGAGTAGCACTTATTGAAAATGGTGTATTGCAAGAGATTCAATTAGAACGCCAAAGTCATCTTGGTATAGTTGGTAATATATATTTAGGAAAAATAAGCCGTGTATTACCTGGTATGCAGGCTGCATTTGTTGATATCGGTTTAGATAAAGCGGCATTCCTGCATGCTTCTGATATCGTTAATAGTACAATCATAACAGAGGGAGTTGCGGCTTCTAATGTTAAGAAAACCCAAGATATAAGAGCCTTAGTACGCCAAGGTCAGCTTATTATGGTGCAAGTGGTTAAAGATCCGCTTGGCACTAAAGGGGCACGACTTACTACTGATATTACTATACCTTCTCGATATTTGGTTTTCATGCCAGATGCTAAGCATGTAGGTGTAAGCCAAAGAATCGAAACAGATGAAGAAAGACTTCGCTTAAAAAATATTGTTAAACAATATAATGATGATGATGGTGGCTTTATAATTCGTACTGCCGCAGAAGGCGCTTCAGAGTTAGAGCTTGCTCATGATGCTAAGTTTCTGAAAAAGCTTTGGCTAAAAATCAAAGAAAAACGAAAAAAGTTATCAAAAGAAGGTATTTTACACGAAGATCTAATTTTAGCTTTTCGCACATTAAGAGATTTTGTTGGCGAAGATATGGAGAGAATTAGAGTTGACTCTAAATTGACATATCAGCAACTTAAAGCCTTTACTGAGGAATTTGTACCGCAGCTTACAGCACCATTAGAGTATTATCCTGGTGAAAGACCTATTTTTGATTTGTTTAATGTTGAAAATGAAATTCAACGGGCTTTACAGCGTAAAGTAGAGCTTAAGTCTGGTGGTTATTTGATTTTTGACCAAACAGAAGCAATGACAACCGTAGACGTTAATACCGGAGCTTTTGTTGGCCACAGAAACCTTGAAGAAACCATATTTAATACTAATATTGAAGCAGCGCATGCGATTGCACGACAGCTAAGATTGCGGAATCTTGGCGGTATTATTATCATTGATTTTATTGATATGTCATGTGATGAACATCAAAAGCGTGTATTGCACGCCTTAGACTTAGGATTATCTAAAGAAAGAACAAAAGCGAATATTCATGGATTTTCAGCTTTAGGTTTAGTTGAAATGACGCGCAAACGTACAAGAGAAAGTTTAGAGCATATTTTATGTGACTTCTGTCCAGCATGTCAGGGGCGTGGTGCTTTAAAAACTGTAGAAACTGTATGTTATGAAATATTAAGAGAAATAGTGAGAGTGAATCGCGCCTATAATGCGGATAAATTTGTTGTGTATACATCACAAGCTGTAAGCGAAGCTTTGAAAAATGATGAATATCACAACTTAGCCGAACTTGAGTTGTTTATAGGTAAGCCTGTCAGCATACAGACCGAAGTCTTATATACTCAAGAACAATTTGATGTGGTGATGATGTAG
- a CDS encoding nucleoside triphosphate pyrophosphatase translates to MTNLIYLASASPRRKELLNQLDFEFKQFSLDVDESHIDDETPEQHVLRLACLKAKTGVDSGYKDRPVLGSDTIVVLDDRILGKPKDNLDAKSMLESLSGRTHQVMTAIAFANEHKVRSKLVITDVTFKSLSEQEINEYIATKEPNDKAGSYGIQGLAGRFVSHISGSYFSVVGLPLFETEQLLSHFWNES, encoded by the coding sequence ATGACAAATTTAATATACTTAGCTTCAGCTTCCCCTAGACGTAAAGAGCTATTAAATCAGCTAGATTTTGAGTTCAAACAATTTTCTTTAGATGTGGATGAGTCTCATATTGATGATGAGACACCAGAGCAGCATGTTCTTAGGTTAGCTTGCCTTAAAGCGAAAACAGGTGTTGATTCAGGTTATAAAGATCGACCTGTATTGGGTTCTGATACTATAGTTGTATTAGATGATAGGATATTAGGTAAACCAAAAGATAATCTTGATGCTAAAAGCATGCTAGAAAGTTTATCTGGTCGTACGCATCAAGTTATGACCGCGATTGCTTTTGCAAATGAGCATAAAGTCAGAAGTAAACTCGTGATCACAGATGTGACATTTAAAAGCTTATCAGAACAAGAAATAAATGAATACATAGCAACAAAAGAGCCGAATGATAAAGCTGGTAGCTATGGTATTCAAGGATTAGCAGGGCGATTTGTAAGCCATATTAGTGGTAGTTACTTTTCTGTAGTCGGTTTGCCATTATTTGAAACCGAACAATTATTATCACATTTCTGGAATGAATCATGA
- the mreD gene encoding rod shape-determining protein MreD yields MMNRHYWLILLSIFVALVVALIPLPRELQPFQPDWVLLILMYWSLALPHRVNIGTAWIVGLLMDLAIGSPLGVHSLTYSVSIYITASNYQKIRNYSVPQQSLLIALFLALYHLLQFWVSHFLIDIYFLPQYLWPVLTGSLSWVWIFLLLRKYRRHFRIR; encoded by the coding sequence ATGATGAATAGGCATTATTGGTTGATCCTATTATCAATTTTTGTTGCATTAGTTGTAGCATTAATTCCTTTGCCAAGAGAGTTACAGCCTTTTCAGCCAGACTGGGTATTGTTAATCCTTATGTATTGGTCACTGGCATTGCCTCATAGAGTTAATATTGGTACAGCTTGGATTGTAGGTTTATTAATGGATTTAGCAATAGGCTCACCTTTAGGTGTGCACTCACTTACCTACTCTGTATCAATTTATATTACAGCAAGTAATTATCAAAAAATTAGAAATTACTCCGTACCACAGCAATCATTATTAATAGCGCTATTTCTTGCCTTATATCACTTATTACAATTTTGGGTGAGCCATTTTTTAATTGATATCTACTTTTTACCTCAATATTTATGGCCAGTCTTGACTGGATCTTTATCTTGGGTTTGGATCTTTTTATTGCTTAGAAAATATCGACGCCATTTTAGGATCCGATAA
- the mreC gene encoding rod shape-determining protein MreC — MNLLFGRNASLQLRLIIAVVLSGLIMLGDRYTSGASTIRTSLNTFVSPLFYFANMPSEFLNWSSQNLDSRELLLAQNTSLKAKQLEQNAKLLEFQFLQNENLKLRALLNSSAKLESKKLVTKILSIHSNTYNQQVVINKGFLDNVVEGLAVVDDLGVVGKVIQVGSSTSRVLLMTDNTHAIPVRVLRNNIQTVVEGNGKLNQVELPHVPHSMDIRVGDILVSSGLGDIFPEGLPVATVTNIERDESKPFSKVYAQPIAQLDRIRLLVLLWSQQTKVNENDE; from the coding sequence ATGAATTTATTATTTGGTCGAAATGCTTCTTTACAACTGCGATTAATCATCGCAGTTGTTTTAAGTGGCTTAATAATGCTGGGAGATAGGTATACGTCAGGTGCATCTACAATTCGTACCAGTTTAAATACTTTTGTAAGCCCCTTATTTTATTTTGCAAATATGCCTTCTGAGTTTTTAAATTGGAGCTCTCAAAATTTAGATTCTAGAGAGTTACTGTTAGCACAAAACACATCATTAAAAGCAAAGCAGCTAGAGCAAAATGCCAAACTGCTTGAGTTTCAGTTTTTACAAAATGAAAACTTGAAATTAAGAGCACTTCTAAATTCATCTGCCAAATTAGAAAGTAAAAAGCTGGTCACTAAAATCTTATCCATACACTCTAATACTTATAATCAACAAGTTGTTATTAATAAGGGTTTTTTAGATAATGTTGTAGAGGGATTAGCTGTTGTCGATGATTTAGGTGTTGTAGGCAAAGTAATACAAGTTGGCTCGTCTACAAGTCGTGTATTATTAATGACTGACAATACTCATGCAATCCCAGTTCGCGTATTAAGGAATAATATACAAACAGTTGTAGAAGGGAATGGCAAGCTCAATCAGGTTGAATTACCACATGTGCCCCATAGCATGGATATCAGAGTGGGGGATATTTTAGTTAGCTCAGGTTTAGGTGATATTTTCCCTGAAGGTTTACCTGTGGCAACTGTGACAAACATAGAAAGAGATGAAAGTAAGCCATTCTCAAAAGTATATGCGCAGCCTATTGCTCAATTAGATCGTATTAGACTACTTGTTTTATTATGGTCGCAGCAAACTAAGGTAAATGAAAATGATGAATAG